The stretch of DNA TCACCAAATCCTTGATCATGTGTAACTAAAGCTAAACTACCATAATCTTCTCTCATTGTAATTTCTTCTGCTCGTGACTGATTTAAACTAAATTGTGCTTCAATGTCAACAtctctataataaaatattagtaTCAGTATATACATAGCAAATATCAGTAAcaacatatataaaacacattggatcatagaatttatttaatttttatctaTTTACTTTAATTCTGGCATTGCTGTATCAAAATCATGAAATACTTCAGGTAATGTTATTGCTGTTACAGCAGCTTCTCTGTGCTCTTCTGGTAAGTCTACCATACCAGGCCTAAAggccatttttattttaacaaaagcTTCATTACAGTCTGCTAAGAGATACTTAGCCTTTCTTGAATATATACGTACTACTCCCAATAACAAATGTCCAGATGTTCTTAAAGCCATTTTACCTATATTaatttaagaaataaaaaaaggaaTTATATACCATGTTTAATAGATATATTAAAATCTTTCttaatagaaaattatatacataattCTAAGTTTCTAACttatataatttcaaaaatataattgctaaatgtaatataaattttcaagATAATTAGCATAAATAAAGTATTACaatagaaaaatattcttttctacGGGATGGGCTTATATTAAAGAAACTTCTTTAAATGCATATAGTCgagatattaattaaaaattgaaaggtATGTATGTTTTAAGTCACAAACACAAGTAAAGTGTTGCAAaacatataaatttatatatattaatagaaatgagaaataaatgtaaaataggTGAATTTATAAATACCTTTGGCTGTAATATACCATCTACTGATTTTTCGATATTGTTTCAAATACGTGTgcttttgttaattttttatccCAATGAGCAGCTAACCATATACGCGCTAATGGACCCTTCTTGGCCAGTACAAAATGtgcgtaaaacatttttaatttctcttatatgcacttctgaaaacaaattagtgtcaCATTAATAAAATTCGTTAAATTCGTTCAAAGTGTTATGTTTGTAAACACAAAGCTAAGCACGAGCTACTTCGTTAACAtgattttttgttaataacataATTATCACCTTATAATGATAAAACTGGTTGATGTGTCAATTAATATGTGAAGTTAGCATTTTtaacatttataaatattcaaatCGAGTCGTTGGACTCGAATAAATAGGAATCAtgtaatttttcttaatttagtAAAATGTCAACATCTTTGCACAAGATGGCGTTTCTGTCTATAATTTTGGCGGTTACGCGTATGCTGTTGAATACGTAGTATGTTCTATTTATTTCCGCACGAGAAGTATTATGACGGTACGTTATAGATAAATGCTAAACTATTATTTTCATACTTTATAAGAATTATCACATTCAGATGTTGTATTATAAAATTGTTGACACATACGGTACGTTTCTTTTCAGCGCGTCTTCACAAGAACCTTCAACTAATTTCACTGAACGTTCTGAAACTCCTCCACTAATGGCGCCTGGTTGTATTCGTAAATCTACAAAATTTTGTTCTTTGAATTTGCCTTTCGATTAAATATCTAGTAAGCatttataaaattatgtttattttttgttttttactttataattaatataaaaattagatattattaaattataaatgattaaacaaatattaaattatataatttttattcagaGTGTTTTAACATattacagaaataaaatttctacgttttcatttttatcaactgtatttagggttttatatattttcctaAAAATATTTCCTTTTATTGCAAATGTGTAAAATGTGTAATATTAAtgtttgtaatttatatttatttaaaaagatgATGAATGTTTGTCACCAATTAAAATTTAaggaatacaaaatatatttcagtcataaaaagtttttatttgAATTTGGATTATTTGAAcagtatattactatttttgtaATCTATGTGCTTATAGAATAATGTGTTTCGAATAACTTTTGAATGTTTAAGTTTAATAGTatctttataatataaaataaatattttcttattgtacaatttgataattaaaaaaagGGTTTTAGTTTAATAAAATGGTATTATCATATAAAGATGAAGGTACTGAATTTAATCTGGTAATGTTAATCGTATAATTGACATCAATATACAAAATAcagttttataatatattataataattttatttttctgtaacaGAGAAGAAAATGTAATTCAAATTACACTTTTAGAGATATTTATAAGTTTTCTTTTCTATCGTGCTAGGAAATCAATAAAATGGGAAAAGTGTACTCTCTTCTTTTGCGACCAATTCGTACATTTAATATTGAAAAGCGAGCAGAACGTGTTATTTCAAGAGAGAAACCAGAAGTTGCTCCTCAATATCCATCAGTACAGAAGCAAAGGGAGATTGTAGATAAAAGTAAGCTTGTTTTGGAATATTTCTAATTCTATTTTGTAAAGTACAAATGTTCTTCATTAAAacgattattttaatattttagtaaaaatcaaagttgaaacaatatcaatatcaatatcaataataatttttgaGGTTATACAGTATGTAATCGTACTATATTTGACCTTCAGTTTGATTTTTAGTTAAaagtaataatatattataaaattttctgaCTTCttgatatttaataatattatatattttgttttagTAAAACCCGATTTTATGAAAGTTCACTACGAAAAGGATCCTCAATTACATGACTATTTAAAGAGTGTTTATGTTCAGTCTAAAGATCcaaaagtaaatttctattttattgatATAATTTTATAGTTATAAGTATCGAAATAAGctagttttctttttattattagaATACACCTAAAGAAGAATTGGTTTCGGCGAAGTCATTACCACAAGATAGAAGGTTCCCTCCTTTAAACAACAATAAGTATTGTGAAACACTTATGATTACTGGTGGTAAATGTGCTTTATCAGATGTAATACGTTTTATTAGTATGCATTCAGAAAATCCTACAGAGTATTCTGTAGAAAAAATAGCTGAAATGTATAAACTAGATAAACAAGTAGTTAGTAAGTATATGCATTTAGAATAAAGatgataatataatattattaaagtaaatttacattatttatattatatttatttaattatcctaaaagttatttttatttagatctgtttataaacatatatcttgtatttactttttatatttaattttaataataaaaatgtaacataatattaatttgtttcagaaaatattgtaacaaattttaaaatatttcatttagtaAAAAGGAAAGATGATCAGGTGAAGTTAAACAACATTACAGAAGATGTATAACTTTGTGGAAA from Lasioglossum baleicum unplaced genomic scaffold, iyLasBale1 scaffold2067, whole genome shotgun sequence encodes:
- the LOC143221210 gene encoding NADH dehydrogenase [ubiquinone] 1 alpha subcomplex assembly factor 4; the encoded protein is MGKVYSLLLRPIRTFNIEKRAERVISREKPEVAPQYPSVQKQREIVDKIKPDFMKVHYEKDPQLHDYLKSVYVQSKDPKNTPKEELVSAKSLPQDRRFPPLNNNKYCETLMITGGKCALSDVIRFISMHSENPTEYSVEKIAEMYKLDKQVVKNIVTNFKIFHLVKRKDDQVKLNNITEDV